The following are encoded in a window of Candidatus Abyssobacteria bacterium SURF_5 genomic DNA:
- a CDS encoding FAD-binding protein produces the protein MNHDYPIIDADVLIIGGGSAGAMAAIRAKEVDPAQKVVVFEKGHIKYSGCIARGMDALNIVAIPGLDTPELYVESNSIACHGVMDEPQAYEMAKRSFGLLKKLESWDVCFPTDKHGNYEVLQVHPKGKFCVTMKEPELKTILARRCHELGIEIVNRTMAMRLLKQGDAATGAIGMNVRTGEIVVCRARSVILSAGGTARFGLPNSGYLYGVYDFPGNTGDGYILAYKAGAELSGFEYTCTYYIVKDINAPLLYITLTRGAHLFNAFDQPFHESHPSIPMMHAEHQAHRGPMRIKLDHLPEDKIREIEDILFSTERPVQQRFYQGRDVDFRTGEIELWPTEVFLCGGHGQTGVRVNTKAESTVPGLYAAGDTSLVARGHLTGAFVYGEIAAENATEFAAARGPVELDSSQVEAFIRERDERGDKPNGKIPIEEFEYKVRRMINDYIVPPKNNYKLDRAIWWMTRFRKDLFEIVRVRDVHDLFKTYEVENIIQCALMSALASKERTESRWGLWHYRSDYPAKDEKWRKHIVLKMGGASPEDVLISHAPVLTL, from the coding sequence ATGAACCACGACTACCCGATCATCGACGCGGATGTCCTTATCATTGGCGGCGGCAGCGCCGGAGCAATGGCGGCCATCCGCGCAAAAGAAGTTGATCCCGCCCAGAAAGTCGTTGTCTTCGAGAAGGGCCACATCAAGTATTCCGGCTGCATCGCCCGCGGTATGGATGCGCTCAACATCGTCGCGATCCCGGGCCTCGACACGCCGGAATTATATGTCGAGTCCAACAGCATCGCGTGTCACGGCGTCATGGATGAGCCGCAGGCGTACGAGATGGCGAAACGCAGCTTCGGCCTGCTCAAGAAGCTCGAGTCGTGGGACGTGTGCTTTCCCACCGATAAGCACGGCAACTACGAAGTCCTGCAAGTGCACCCGAAGGGCAAATTCTGTGTAACCATGAAGGAGCCCGAGCTGAAGACCATCCTCGCCCGCCGCTGTCATGAGCTCGGCATCGAGATCGTCAACCGGACAATGGCGATGCGCCTCCTGAAGCAGGGCGACGCGGCAACCGGCGCAATCGGCATGAACGTGCGCACCGGCGAGATCGTTGTCTGCAGGGCGCGCTCGGTTATCCTGAGCGCGGGCGGAACCGCGCGGTTCGGACTCCCCAACAGCGGCTACCTCTATGGCGTCTATGATTTCCCCGGCAACACCGGCGACGGCTATATCCTGGCGTACAAGGCGGGCGCGGAGCTTTCGGGCTTCGAGTACACCTGCACCTATTACATCGTCAAGGACATCAACGCTCCCCTGCTCTATATCACGCTTACGAGGGGCGCACACCTGTTCAATGCGTTCGATCAGCCCTTCCACGAATCGCACCCGAGCATCCCCATGATGCACGCCGAGCACCAGGCCCACCGCGGCCCCATGCGCATCAAGCTCGACCACCTCCCTGAGGACAAGATACGCGAAATCGAAGACATCCTCTTCAGCACCGAGCGGCCGGTTCAGCAGCGCTTTTACCAGGGGCGCGACGTCGACTTTCGCACGGGCGAAATAGAGCTGTGGCCGACTGAAGTCTTCCTGTGCGGCGGCCACGGACAGACCGGCGTGCGCGTTAACACGAAAGCCGAGTCAACCGTGCCCGGCCTCTACGCCGCCGGCGATACCTCTTTGGTCGCGAGAGGACACCTGACCGGCGCATTCGTCTACGGCGAGATAGCCGCCGAGAACGCAACCGAATTTGCCGCCGCGCGCGGACCGGTCGAATTGGACAGTTCGCAGGTCGAGGCGTTCATCCGGGAAAGAGACGAGCGCGGCGACAAACCCAACGGGAAAATCCCGATCGAGGAGTTCGAGTACAAGGTGCGCAGGATGATCAACGACTACATCGTGCCGCCGAAAAACAACTACAAGCTCGATCGCGCGATTTGGTGGATGACTCGATTCCGCAAGGACCTGTTCGAGATCGTCAGAGTCAGAGACGTGCACGACCTCTTCAAAACGTACGAGGTCGAGAACATCATCCAATGCGCACTCATGAGTGCGCTCGCCTCGAAGGAGCGCACCGAGAGCCGCTGGGGGCTGTGGCATTATCGCTCCGATTACCCGGCAAAAGACGAGAAGTGGCGCAAGCACATCGTACTGAAAATGGGCGGCGCGTCGCCTGAAGACGTGCTCATTTCGCACGCGCCTGTCTTGACATTATAA
- a CDS encoding DUF1847 domain-containing protein: MGEQKKRKPSCAACDLDLMSRACVFDTGQGSKGCPTLTRADILDEANKEYDDPVIGEFARQASIQEGECYANRDQQPYVLQPTKTRLIELIEFAKKMNYQRLGLAFCIGLVREADVVNTILEGHGFEVVSVLCKAGRTSKDKIGLTEEQKIYRGMDEPMCNPIYQAKLFNHERTDFNILLGLCVGHDSLFFKFAERPTTVLAVKDRVTGHNPLAAVYLSESYYQKLRFP; encoded by the coding sequence ATGGGAGAACAGAAGAAACGAAAGCCGTCGTGTGCGGCGTGCGACCTCGATCTCATGAGCAGGGCCTGTGTGTTCGACACCGGCCAGGGGAGCAAAGGCTGTCCCACCCTCACCAGAGCCGATATCCTGGACGAAGCGAACAAGGAGTATGATGATCCTGTGATAGGGGAGTTTGCGCGGCAGGCGTCGATTCAGGAAGGCGAATGCTATGCCAACCGCGATCAACAGCCGTACGTCCTGCAGCCGACGAAGACGCGCCTGATCGAGCTCATCGAGTTCGCCAAGAAGATGAACTATCAGCGGCTGGGCCTGGCATTTTGTATCGGCCTCGTCAGGGAAGCGGATGTGGTCAATACCATTCTTGAGGGGCACGGTTTTGAAGTTGTTTCGGTGTTATGCAAGGCGGGACGCACTTCGAAAGATAAGATTGGGCTCACTGAGGAGCAGAAGATATATCGCGGGATGGACGAGCCGATGTGCAATCCGATATACCAGGCGAAGCTGTTCAATCATGAAAGAACCGATTTCAATATTCTGCTCGGTCTCTGTGTCGGGCACGATTCGCTGTTCTTCAAGTTTGCCGAGAGGCCGACCACTGTTCTGGCGGTCAAGGACCGCGTGACCGGCCACAATCCTTTGGCGGCGGTCTATCTGTCCGAATCGTATTATCAGAAGCTAAGATTTCCGTAG
- a CDS encoding FAD-binding protein, with amino-acid sequence MQRRNFLEALTDNVIVDNSKCIYCGECIEVCVLDNLRMQLAPCRSACPLGVNCHGYVQLIARGDDETAYQVLTKTLPFPGILARVCTAPCEPACHRNTQTGEAVAIRALKRYLVDSMHGKERAVPAPDKATGKKVAIVGSGPAGLMAAFDLRMHGHAVTVFEAESEPGGFLRWAIPEFNLPLKALLEEIDVLEKMGAVIHCGVKIGKDKTLDDLKNEFDAVIIAAGCGGHARLGIAGENLRNVHHGLPLLKDVRSGRAPELSGNVIVIGGGNVAVDAARTALRLGAGTVRVVSLETEGELPAFKGIVNMATAEGITFDHGWGVATIKGQNGKATAIELQRCLRVFDDCGKFSPCFDSCELKTIEADHVVIAIGQKREHACLAVSGIVNPDDAKPDPLTLATSDPKVFLAGDYATGPSSVVDAMASGRTAAESVDRFLRGRHLTYGRGYRGPVELEFEIDTASASSLGRVKIPQKRFEDKGDFKEVGGSIDKDAARAEASRCYSCGGPFGKFRTCWFCLPCEVECPEKALRVEIPFLLR; translated from the coding sequence ATGCAACGAAGAAATTTTCTGGAAGCGCTCACCGATAATGTAATCGTCGATAACTCGAAATGCATCTACTGCGGCGAATGCATCGAGGTCTGCGTCCTCGATAACCTCAGGATGCAGCTTGCCCCGTGCCGCTCAGCCTGCCCGCTCGGCGTCAATTGCCACGGCTACGTTCAACTTATCGCGCGCGGCGACGACGAGACGGCATATCAGGTACTGACCAAAACTCTCCCGTTCCCCGGCATTCTCGCCCGGGTCTGCACCGCCCCCTGCGAGCCTGCCTGCCACCGGAATACCCAAACGGGAGAGGCGGTCGCTATCCGCGCGCTCAAGAGATATCTGGTCGATTCGATGCACGGAAAAGAACGAGCCGTTCCCGCGCCGGACAAGGCGACCGGAAAGAAAGTAGCCATCGTTGGTTCGGGTCCCGCCGGACTCATGGCGGCGTTCGACCTGCGCATGCACGGCCATGCGGTCACCGTCTTCGAGGCGGAAAGCGAGCCCGGCGGCTTCCTTCGCTGGGCGATACCGGAATTCAATCTGCCGCTTAAAGCGCTCCTTGAAGAAATCGACGTGCTGGAGAAAATGGGCGCCGTCATACACTGCGGCGTGAAGATAGGGAAAGACAAGACGCTGGACGATCTCAAGAACGAGTTCGACGCCGTGATTATCGCCGCCGGCTGCGGCGGCCACGCCAGGCTCGGCATCGCGGGCGAGAACCTTCGGAACGTGCATCACGGATTGCCGCTGCTCAAGGACGTCCGCTCCGGGCGCGCGCCGGAATTATCGGGAAACGTCATCGTCATCGGCGGAGGCAACGTCGCGGTGGATGCGGCGCGCACCGCCCTCAGGCTCGGCGCCGGAACCGTTCGCGTCGTTTCATTGGAGACCGAAGGCGAGCTGCCCGCGTTCAAGGGCATCGTCAATATGGCGACGGCGGAGGGTATCACATTCGACCACGGCTGGGGCGTCGCCACCATCAAAGGGCAGAACGGAAAGGCCACGGCTATAGAGCTTCAAAGATGCCTGCGGGTGTTCGACGACTGCGGGAAATTCAGTCCATGCTTCGACTCGTGCGAATTGAAAACAATTGAAGCCGATCATGTCGTCATAGCCATCGGCCAGAAACGCGAACACGCATGCCTCGCGGTTTCCGGCATCGTCAATCCTGACGATGCGAAGCCCGACCCGCTCACGCTCGCAACTTCCGATCCGAAGGTGTTTCTGGCCGGCGACTACGCAACCGGGCCGTCGTCCGTCGTCGATGCGATGGCGTCCGGCAGAACCGCGGCCGAATCAGTCGACAGATTCCTCAGAGGCAGGCATCTCACCTACGGAAGAGGATATCGCGGACCGGTCGAGCTCGAGTTCGAGATAGATACTGCAAGCGCATCCAGCCTCGGACGCGTCAAGATTCCGCAAAAGCGCTTCGAAGACAAGGGCGACTTCAAAGAGGTTGGCGGCTCGATTGATAAGGATGCCGCCCGCGCCGAGGCCTCGCGCTGTTACTCGTGCGGCGGCCCGTTCGGCAAGTTCCGCACGTGCTGGTTCTGCCTCCCGTGCGAAGTCGAGTGCCCGGAGAAGGCCCTGCGCGTAGAAATCCCGTTCCTCCTGCGTTGA